In Candidatus Didemnitutus sp., the genomic window GCGGGTTTTCGTGCAGCACAGCGTCACCGCCGCGAATGGCGACAGCGAAGGACTGCCGCTGGCGGTGCTCGAGGCCGGCGCCCACGGCTTGCCCGTCGTGTCGACGCGGCACGCTGGCATTCCCGACGCGGTGCGCGAGGGTGAGGACGGCTTTCTGGTCGACGAGAAGGATGTCGCCGGCATGGCGGAAGCAATGCTCCGGCTCGCGCAGGACGGCGAACTCGCCGCGCGCCTCGGCTCGAGCTTCCGGGCGCGCGTGGTCGCGCACTACTCGCGCGAAGTCTCGCTGGTGCGTCTGTTGGACGTGCTGCGTGCCGCCGCGGAGGAGCGTCCGGCCAAGGAGCTGGGCGTGCCAACCGCAGAAAGCGCGCCGCCTCCGCCGAGTCCGCGCGAAGCGGTGGCCGAAGACCGCAACAATCTCGCCGCTTACGTCGATCTCGGTGCCGCGTTGATCGATGCGGGCAAATTGCCCGCGGCTTACCTTGCGATCGCCGAGGCGCATCGGCTCAGCGGCGGCACGGAGCAGACGCAGGACGCGCTCCGCCAACTCGAGGAGCACGGCGCGCTCGAGCAGCCGATCGTGCAGACCTACCGCGAGCGCGCGGGGTGGACGCCGCGCGCGCGGCATCCGAATCCGCATCGCATTCTCGTGGTCACGAATTTGCTGCCGCCGCAGGAGATGGGCGGCTACGGACGCACCGTCTGGGAGTTTTCCCGCGAGCTGCTGGCCCGCGGGCACACGGTGCGCGTGTTGACGGCCGACATGCCGCACCTCACGCGCAAGCCCACCGCGGAGCACGCCGAGTTCGAGCGGCACGTGAGCCGCACTCTGAAGCTGGTCGGTGATTGGAAGGACGGCGCGGTCACGCTCGAACCGGACGCTGATCGGCGCGTGGCGATGTTGCGCGCGAACCATCAGACGATCATGCGCGAGATCGACGAGTTCGGTCCGACCGCGATCATGGCGGGCAATCTAGACTTGGCGGGACATTTTTTCATCCAGCCGGCGCTCGATCGCGGCATTCCCGTGCTGCACCGGCTCGGCAATGCGTTCCCCGGCTACGAGCCGGCGCAGTCGCCGCGCGGGCCGCTGTTCTGCCTCGCCGGTTGCAGCGCCTGGGTGAACGAAGGCATTCGCGCGAAGAATTATCCGATCTCGCGCTACGAGGTCGTGCCGCCGGGCTCGCCGCTCACGGAGTATTATCGTGCGTGGACGCCGCAGCGGAAGAAGCTGCGCATCGCCTACGCGGGTCTGTTAATGCCCTACAAGGGCGCACATGTGCTCGTGAACGCGTTGGCTCACCTCGCGCGCGCAGGCATCGACTTCGAGTGCACGCTCGCGGGCGACACCACACGGCCGGAGTATCTCGACTCCATGCGCGCGGTCGCGACGGAGCACGGGTTTCTGGAGCGCCTGAGTTTCCCCGGGTTCCTCGGCAAGGCGGAACTCGCCGCGCTCTACGCCCGCAGCAACGTCCTCGTCTTTCCGAGCGTGTTCGAGGAGCCGTTCGGCAAGACGCAGATCGAGGCGATGGCGGCGGGCCTGCTCGTCGTCTCGAGCGGCAGTGGCGGTGCGAGCGAGATCGTCGAACATGGGAAAACCGGCTTGCTCTTCCCGGCGAGCGACGCGCGTGCGCTCGCGGAGCGGCTGGCCGGGGCGCATCGCAACCCGGCGGTGGCGGAGAAGATCGCACTCGCCGGACAGGCGCGCGCCTTCGCCTTCACGACCGAGGCCTCGGTGAGTCGTATCGAGGCGATTTTCGATGAGATGCTCGCCGCGGCTCGGAGCGGCGTGCCTGCGCTGGCAAGCACACCGTGAACGCCGCGACGGAAACGGCGACAGCCGGCGCAGGGCGGACATGGCAGTATCCGGGCGCGACCACCGGCATCGTCGTGGGACCGATGCGCCCGGAGTGGCTTGCGCAGTTGACGCAGGCGCGGGCGATCCTCTGGTGTGCCGGGACGGACGATTTGGTGCGCCCACTGACGGAACTGCCGACGACGGCGGTGCAGCGCATTCCGTTGGATGAGTCCGCGCCGGCGCGTCTGGCCGAGAGTTTGCCGCGCTTCCTGCGGCTCGATGCCCGGCGATTGCCGTCGGTATTCGTTGCTTTGGGCGAAACCGAGGCGGCGCAACGTCGCCTCGAACCTTTGCTGGAGTGGCTCGTCGCCGAGTTGCGCGAGCAGCACCGGGCGCGGGTGACGCGGCAGCAGGATGCGTTTCGGTGGCAGCAACACGTGTTGGCGAATCTCGACGCCTACGCGCAGCGACCGTTGCCGGAGCAGTGGCGCGGCGCGCTGGCCGGCTTGCCGGCGGCAGTGTGCGGCGCGGGTCCGTCGCTCGATGTCTCGGCGGCGAGATTGTTGGCAGCGCAGGAAGGGTGCGTGGTGTTTGCGGCGGATTCGGCGCTGCGCACGCTGGCGCGGCATGGCGTGCGCGCGGATTTCGCGGTGTCGATCGACGTGGCCAAGCGGCCGGAAAAATGTCTGCCGGAATCGGGTGAGCTGCCGGGACGCGTGATTCTTGCCGCGGTAAGTCCGCCGGGGTGGCGGGCGCGGGTCGACGCGGAGAAACTGCGTTTCGTGAGCAGTCGTCAAATCACGACGGATTGGGCGACGCAGCGCCGCATCCCGGCGCCGGCGGTGGCGGTCGCAGAGAATTGCGGTGTGACTGCGTTGGAGCTCGCGCGCTGGCTGGGTTGTTCGCCGATTTACCTGTTCGGGCTCGATCTCGCACTCAGCGGACGTCAGCGGCACACCGCGGCGGTCGACGCGACGATCTACGCGCGTTCGGGTTTCGACGCGGAGCAGGAATTTCCGGAGGTGCCGGGCAATTGGGAGCCGAGCGTGCCGACGCACGCGCTGGGAGACTGGCGGGCGTTGAACGCGCGGCTGGCGACATTCCCGGCGGGCACGGTTGGCAATGTGACCGATCGCGGCGCGCGGCTTGAAAACACGTGTGCCATCCGACCCGACGAATGGGTGATGCCGCCGGCGGTGGACAAAGCCGTGCGTCTCGCCGCGCTCGAGGATGCCGGTGTCTCGCCTGCGACCGGGTCGGAGACGGCGGCGGAATTGCGGCGCTGCGGCGAGCGCTTGGACGCGGCGTTGCCGGAGTTGCGGGCCGTGCTCGCGAGCGGCGGTCCGGCGGCGGTGGCGGTGGCGCTACGGCCGTGGTTGGCCGATGCGACGATCGGCCGGGCGCTGGGCGCATATGCGCTGAAGCTGATGCCGCACCTGTTGCCGCCGACGGAGGGCGATGCGACTTTCTGGAGCGGGTTGCTCGATGAGCTGGGGGAGCTGTCGCGCGCGTTGGCGGCGCTGCGCTGATCGCGACGCAAATCGATTTTCAAAACGCAGAAGACCCCGGAGAAGGAGCTCCGGGGTCTTTTTGCGGATAGAGGCTGAGGGCCCCAGTCGCCGGGTGTGGTGGTGGGTCTGGATTCCGCCGCCCATGCCCGGCCGCTCGTGAGAGCGGCCGGGGGGTTGGGCGAATCAGAACAACCACTAGAACAAGCCGGGAACTTACTGGATGAGGCGCAGAGCGACTTGGGAGCTCTGGTTGGCCTGGGCGAGCATGGCGGTGCCGGATTGGACGAGGATGTTCCAGCGCGCGAGTTGCGTGCTTTCCTCGGCCACGTCGACATCGGTGATGCGGCTGTTGGCTGCCTCTAGGTTGGCCTTATTGACCGTCAATACTTCCGAAGCGAAGCCGAGGCGGCTCTGCTCCGCGCCGTTGGTGGCGCGCATCGTCGCGACGTTTTGGATCGCGTCGGTGATGTCAGACAGGTTCGAGATGTCGCCGAGGCTCGAGACCGACGCGGAGTCGGTCAGCGCGCCGACGCCAGACGTCGAGCTGCTGAGGTCCTTGCCGCTGAGGGAGACGGTCTGCGAGGCGTCCTCGGAGACCTTCACCGTCAGGCCGGTGGAACCGAACAGGCTGACATCGTTGAACTTTTCGTCGCTGAGCGAGGTGAGTTCGCTCTGGAGTTCGGTGAACTCGGCGTCGTAGTTCGCGAGGTCGTCGCTGTTCTTGGTCGGGTCCTGGTAGAGCGTATGCAGTTCGCTCATACGATCGAGGACCTTGCCGGCGACTTTGAGCACGCCGTCCTGGGTTTGCAGGAACGAGACGGCATTGCCGATGTTGGTCGCGGCCGCGGCGGAACGCTTGGCGGCAGCGGAGAACTTCATCGACACGGCGAGACCGCCGGCATCATCGGAGGGATTGACGATTTTCGAACCGCTGGAGAGCCGGTTGAGGCTCTTCTGCAAGCTAGAGTTCGAAGCGGCCAGGTTGTTTGAGGCAACCGTCGCCGCGTAGTTGGTATTAATCACGACTGACATGGTATCTATCCTTGATCACTTGCGACATTCCGTCGTCGCCACGGGCCGGGATATGCGGCGCCCGGTCGCGCCGTTTGAGGCATGAGCTTCAAATTCAAAGAACACGGCGGCACGGGCCCGCCGGTGGGAAAGACATATAGACAACCGCTCTGACAACGCGGGGTCGGGGGACTAGGCCGACCGCCGCGGACTACCTAACCGCTCCGGATCAACCCAGGAGCTTGAGCGCGATCTGCGCGCTCTGGTTCGCCTGCGACAGCATGGCCGTGCCGGACTGCACGAGGATGTTGTAGCGGGCGAGGGCAGTGCTCTCACTCGCGACATCGACGTCGATGATTCGGCTGTTGGCGGCTTCGAGGTTGGCCTTGTTGACCGTGAGCACCTCGCCGGCGAAGCCGAGGCGGCTTTGCTCGGCGCCGTTGGTGGCGCGCATCGTCGCGACGTTCTGGATCGCATCGGTGATGGTCGACAGGTTCGAGATGTCGCCGAGGCTCGCGACCGACGCGGTGTCCGTGAGTGCGCCGATGCCGGCGGTGGAACTGGAGAGATCCTTGCCACTGATGGACACGGTGGAGCCGCCGTCCTCAGAGACGGGCACGCTCAGGGCGGTAGTGCCGAACAGGGAGACGTTGTTGAACTTCTCGTCGCTGAGCGAAGTGAGCTCGCTCTGGAGTTCGGTGAACTCGGCGTCGTAGTTCGCGAGGTCGTCGGAATTCTTGGTGGGATCCTGGTAGAGCGTGTGGAGCTCGCCGAGGCGCTCGAGGACCTTGCCGGTCACCTTGAGCACACCGTCCTGCGACTGCAGGAACGAAATCGAGTTCGCGATGTTGGTATTGGCCGCGGCGGAGCGCTTGGCGGCGGCGGACAACTTCATCGACACGGCCAAGCCGCCGGCGTCGTCCGCGGGGTTAACGATCTTCGAGCCACTCGAGAGACGATTGAGGCTCTTTTGGAGCATATCGTTCGACATGGCCAGGTTGTTCGACGCGACAGTCGCGGCGAAGTTGCTGTTGATGACAACTGACATGGGATCTTCCTTGATTTTGAATGCGACGTCCGTGTCGCAGTCGG contains:
- a CDS encoding DUF115 domain-containing protein, which translates into the protein MNAATETATAGAGRTWQYPGATTGIVVGPMRPEWLAQLTQARAILWCAGTDDLVRPLTELPTTAVQRIPLDESAPARLAESLPRFLRLDARRLPSVFVALGETEAAQRRLEPLLEWLVAELREQHRARVTRQQDAFRWQQHVLANLDAYAQRPLPEQWRGALAGLPAAVCGAGPSLDVSAARLLAAQEGCVVFAADSALRTLARHGVRADFAVSIDVAKRPEKCLPESGELPGRVILAAVSPPGWRARVDAEKLRFVSSRQITTDWATQRRIPAPAVAVAENCGVTALELARWLGCSPIYLFGLDLALSGRQRHTAAVDATIYARSGFDAEQEFPEVPGNWEPSVPTHALGDWRALNARLATFPAGTVGNVTDRGARLENTCAIRPDEWVMPPAVDKAVRLAALEDAGVSPATGSETAAELRRCGERLDAALPELRAVLASGGPAAVAVALRPWLADATIGRALGAYALKLMPHLLPPTEGDATFWSGLLDELGELSRALAALR
- a CDS encoding flagellin, with product MSVVINTNYAATVASNNLAASNSSLQKSLNRLSSGSKIVNPSDDAGGLAVSMKFSAAAKRSAAAATNIGNAVSFLQTQDGVLKVAGKVLDRMSELHTLYQDPTKNSDDLANYDAEFTELQSELTSLSDEKFNDVSLFGSTGLTVKVSEDASQTVSLSGKDLSSSTSGVGALTDSASVSSLGDISNLSDITDAIQNVATMRATNGAEQSRLGFASEVLTVNKANLEAANSRITDVDVAEESTQLARWNILVQSGTAMLAQANQSSQVALRLIQ
- a CDS encoding flagellin yields the protein MSVVINSNFAATVASNNLAMSNDMLQKSLNRLSSGSKIVNPADDAGGLAVSMKLSAAAKRSAAANTNIANSISFLQSQDGVLKVTGKVLERLGELHTLYQDPTKNSDDLANYDAEFTELQSELTSLSDEKFNNVSLFGTTALSVPVSEDGGSTVSISGKDLSSSTAGIGALTDTASVASLGDISNLSTITDAIQNVATMRATNGAEQSRLGFAGEVLTVNKANLEAANSRIIDVDVASESTALARYNILVQSGTAMLSQANQSAQIALKLLG